TTTGTAGTTCTTACTCCAGAAGTACTCAGAACAGTTGTGGTATTCTTAATTATAAATATGCACTGAATATTTTACAGATATCTCATCTTTTgtgcaacattaacattttactcTGGTGGTGGAGGCCCTAGAAGCGTCAGCAGCATCACTGACAACAATAGGGTTACTTGTCTGAGGACCTTGAGAATTCACCCACTCAAAATGTCGACATTGCAAACAGGCCAAtaagtgtaaagaaaaaaatgcatcatGAAGAAGAGAGTGGAATGACTCCGTTATCCTTTAGCCCCTACATTAAGTatgcagcagagagacaaagtgtCACAGCAAGTCTGCACTACAGTTTCCTCTGTGGCCGCTCAGCagataacaaataaaatcatctgcCAACGACTAAATGTAACCTTCAGCTgtcctggttttctgttttttttccaggggCTTGGGTAACAGCCACTGATCTGCCAGAAATCCTGTCTAATCTGACCTTCAACCTTCTGAGGAACACCAAAGGCCGCTCCCGCTACACGCCTCAAGTTACTGCCCTCACCTGGGGTCAAGACCTGGAGCGGGACTTTCCCTACCCATCATACCACTACGACTATGTGCTCGCAGCCGATGTGGTCTATCACCACGACTGCCTCGAGGCACTGCTGGACACAATGCGTCACTTTTGTCGACCGGGAAGTCAAACGACGCTGCTGTGGGCCAACAAGATCCGGTTCCAGTCAGACctgaggttcacagagagtttCAAGAGCAGTTTTAACACCACACTCCTCGCTGAGCTCCCACAGCAGGAGGTGAGGATTTACAAGGCCACAGCGAAAGAGTGACGGGACAGGGAGTTTTCTGAAAAGTTAAACGTTTTGTGCTCTGTGattttgtgacatttatctattttatttgcCAGTACGTTTCCACACATatgatgtttctgtctttaataatattatgttgaccaatctgtttttaaaaataaataacaataaatctgtctgtgtgtcatgACAACCAACATTCATGTCAAATGTATATCACATCTCTTTTTATCAGAggattaaacacaaaaacatgaaactaTGTTTCTGATGTCTCTGTCGATATTTATTATGgctgaaaataaataactaatgaaACAAATGCACTCTCCATTAAATGGTATACACTCTACAGGAGCATTACTGTAACAGAGGGAAATACGTAAACATCTTCCATGTTCAACATGTGACTGTGACATAGCACCAAGTAATAGTTTGattgttaaattaattttaagtgTACAAGCTAAAAGCATTAAAACataatacatgcacacatgaagacaaagtaaagtaaagagagagtgtgagagaaaagACTCGCCAGCACTAAATCAACAGTGAGGTCCAGTCCAGGTTGGAAATCAAACCTGTTCTTGTTTCCTGTACCCACCAATAAAAGTTTAGAGTCTCaaactcttttatttctgtgaccTGAAAAGTCCAGAAGAGACTTTAAATTTCAGTTCGTATTACTGGTGTATTCTCCGTGACTCTATGATGTGCAGCAGGTTGATGACTTTGGCTGCTCTAGTATTGACTCTCTGCGGAGGTCATTTGGGATGCTGCCTTCAGGGCCCCAGAGGTTGAGCTCGCCATAAATCCCCATCTCAATCATCTCCTCTTGCCAAGGGATAGGGATGTTGCCTGAAGCAAACTCATCAAAAAAGGTCTTGTCGGGATCCTCTAGGGTCACGCCCTTCACCGAGGAGAAGGCCCCAACGTCATCCAGATCTTTAGCATACACCACTTTAGGATCGGGCACAAAGGGAGGAGGTAGAATACCTGAAGGAGTGAGATGTGGGAATTAAAAGTAACAAACAACTgttgaggaaagaaaaacatttccaaGATCGGAAGAAGTTTGAAATGAGTGATTTATTTTGATGGTGTGTATTTTATGTTCCAGAAGCTGAAGCATGAAtcaagctttaaaaaaaaaaaaagaaagcgcAGTAGATATAGAAGGTACCTGCATTCAGTTTCCTCCAGTTGATGTCTCTGAAAAATGGGTGTGCCCTGATCTCATCACAACATCCATTCTTAAAGCCCATCCTCCGATCGACCTCTTTGGCCAGCAGCCCTTCACAGAGAGACCTTGCATGCTCACTGAGATGGTCTGGATAGGCCACCGCCCATGTGAGCACACGTTCTTTAAGCTCCTCACGTTCAACCTGAGGCGGTGAAAAATATCCCATCATCGTCTCATTTATTTCACCATTTCATCAGTGAATGACTCTCATGGCTCAATAAAAGACAACCAACCTTCTCCCCCCTGTTCCTGAATGGATTTTTAGCAGCCATGAACTCAAACAAGGTCACACCTAGAGTGAAGTAGTCGACCGATGTGTCATACTTTTCTCCTTTCAGCATCTCTGGAGACATGTAACCTTcaagaaacaaagtgaaacaatgacaacaaacatcctcaaatatacattttcagTATATGAATATACCTGAGACCCACCTGGTGTTCCAGCATAGCCTTTGGTCATTGTTTTGCCTTCTTTTAGCTCCACAGCGAGACCCAGATCAGATATTCGCACATTCCCTGGTGGACAACACATAGGTGTCTGAACAAGCTCCACATTACACATAGACAAGTGAATTTTTTCTAGTGTTAAACTATTTTACCTTCATTATCTAGCAGCACATTTTCAGGTTTAAGGTCTCTGTAGATTATTCTTTTCTGGTGAAGGTGCTCCAAGCCCTGGATGATCTGAGCAATGTAAAAACAGGCTCTGGGTTCATCAAACCCTGGCTTGTTCTCATCCACCAGGTAGATATGGTACCTTCAGAGATGACACAACAGGGTAACTTTGGCTCCATCATGTATAAAAGTGTAGTATTTTCTGTATATGCAGCACGCTACATTGTTTTGAATAATCTTGAAGAAATAAAGGGATTTAAAATCAACATCTTTAGTATTTTTGATAACAATACTGGTTTGTTCATTTATGTTGCAATCCATGTGCCtctctaaaaacaaataaagtattCAGCATTTAAAAGCAATGAATTCTGCATTTCATTACGTATAAGTCATCTtacatgtttgtcattttattaattaatttttttatttgcatcgtGTCAGAGCTGACTTTCCATCAATTGTGAACCTTCTGTTGACAATGATGATGTTACAGTACTGCAGGAAAAACTGGcaaattacataaatataatgtaatgtataatTTATGCTGCTATGACCGAGCTTTTGTTTCCAGATTTGTGCATGAAAGAAGAAAGTTTATCAGAATGTGAAGTTACTTGAGGTCTCCTCCGTTCATGATCGTCATGACCAGACAAAGTTCTTCCTTTGTCTGGAAGGCATAAGCCAGTGACACAATGAAGCGACTGTGAACCTTCTCAAGAATCCTCTTCTCCACCATTGCCCCCTACAGGAGAAAATGAGGAAAGACATTTGCTAAATTATGTATGaaggacattttaaa
This Anabas testudineus chromosome 21, fAnaTes1.2, whole genome shotgun sequence DNA region includes the following protein-coding sequences:
- the LOC113173015 gene encoding rhodopsin kinase GRK1-like, with translation MDIGGLTTVVANSAYINARGSIDGSNPAAARDKKYHSRLKLPHITVCEGLRETLDLTFDSVCVEQPIGKRLFREFLDVNQEYQGACRLWKDIEHYDLAEDSDRGKKASKIVQRYMDPSAKHYCPFLPEDIIAKVKEDQEAAGDDLFVAALATTLAYLREAPYTFFLESMYLKRFLQWKWLEMQPMDADWFLDFRVLGKGGFGEVSACQMKATGKLYACKKLNKKRLKKRKGYEGAMVEKRILEKVHSRFIVSLAYAFQTKEELCLVMTIMNGGDLKYHIYLVDENKPGFDEPRACFYIAQIIQGLEHLHQKRIIYRDLKPENVLLDNEGNVRISDLGLAVELKEGKTMTKGYAGTPGYMSPEMLKGEKYDTSVDYFTLGVTLFEFMAAKNPFRNRGEKVEREELKERVLTWAVAYPDHLSEHARSLCEGLLAKEVDRRMGFKNGCCDEIRAHPFFRDINWRKLNAGILPPPFVPDPKVVYAKDLDDVGAFSSVKGVTLEDPDKTFFDEFASGNIPIPWQEEMIEMGIYGELNLWGPEGSIPNDLRRESILEQPKSSTCCTS